The nucleotide sequence ATGTTAGATTTCCTTTGCCGTTTTCCTAACCTCACACCCTCCATATGTAACCCTATGTTAACCTCCacagttacatttttttctttcacttctttACAGTCTTCTATCTTGtggtcttctccacactttgcaCACCTCTGCTTGCCTTTGCATACTGCTACTATGTGTCCATATCTCTGGCATTTGTAACATCAAAGTGGTGGAGGGATGTATCAGAACTGACAGACTTCCTACTCTCTCTCTCACATTTGCACCAGTaatgcttctttttattttgtcaaaatctTCATCCAGAGGGATACCAAAAATCACAcccagattgatttattttctcataAGATCTTTCTACAACCATTTTTTCCTAATGCTCTCTACATGTAAAGCCTTCATTTTTTTGTACTTCATTTTTACATGTCACTAACAAGTTTCTGTCTCTTAATTCTTTCACCATTTCTacatctattttcttttttttttatttgtcttgaaATCATTATCGGGCTTAGGTTATTGTGTTCCTCCTCATtccttaattttaatattttaaattcccCCTTCAGTATTTTCCTTCTAACTATTCTCTCTTTATCTGAGCTGCTTCTTTCCAACTCTCGCTTGTTACCCTGACTTTCAAACACAAGTTTATCcaaaaagtcaaaatgaggctggATGGCTCAATAACCCAGGTGCAACAACTTTGGCTCTCTATCGCTCTCAATCGACTTCCCACTTGCTGCCTCCTCCATCGACGCACTCCAGGGTTGATCAGTGACATGGAAACCAGGTGAGTATAATTAACAGAATGAATGGCAGCTGAGTGGGGAATAAAAGTAAGGATCCAAACAGACTTGACTGATGACAAAATATGGAATAACTAGaagtaccaaaaaaaaaaaaacccaaataaaatacaaaaataattcaaaatacaaaaacgaGAATATAAACTcagacaaaagaaaacacaaagccCATTTTAAAATGGGTATAGCATGAAAGTGTGGTGAACTGTCCCAGGAGTAACCATTCTCCCAAAACTACTAAGAGCGCATCAGCAACTCATCCGACAAACCCCAGAACTACTGAGAGACACCGTTGCTCTTTGtccaatattaaaatttgtttgatgatctgaaacatttaaagggTCACAACAAAAATAACTATTCAAAGCACTGTAAATGTTCACAAGGCAAGAAATTGGCTCTAGAAAGTACTACTTTCCTGTTTGGTGCCATGAACTCAGATTTTCCACCATGCTTGGAGATCATACAAATAAGAAAATGGATCAGATCAACATTAGTGAACCCACCTCTTCAGTGTCGGCCTCCTTGACTTTGTTCATCACATAGGTGTGTTCATCTCCAGGCTTCACGCTGAGCAGATTGAAGTGAATCTTGCTGGTTGAGGAAGATCTGAGGCCTCGGCAGTGTTCAAACACCTCCTCCCAGCTCTTATTTTCCTTTACCAGGACCATGTTGTCCTTGGTGCAGAGGAAGGGAAGCTGGGTCTGGCAGTTTTTGGTAGCCAGCTCTTTTTCCTCTGAAGAGATGGTTACGCAGGTGGTGTCCTTACTCGGATTACTTAAATTCCAGTGTTTGTCCTCCTCAAGACCTAAGCTCCACTTCCATGATCCACCTGcaggaaacaaaagaaaaaaaaaaaaaaagtgtataattttgTCATACAGATGAGTCGCACCTCAGTTAAACATGAAATACAACCATCTTTCCTTCCCCACTGGGCTTTGGATAAAGACTAAGGAACAGTTAAGCAGTTTCTAAATTAGGTGCAGGATGTTAGGATGTGGCTCATCTGTCTAAGTGCTAATCTTGGTGGATACCTTTTGCTCAGTATGTTAAAACAGGAGATTTCTCTGAAACACGTTCAGGTTAATACATGTTAAAACCTGAATCCTGAGACAGTATGGAGTCAAATCTGGTTTACTTGTAATCATTTTTAACACACAACTGAAAGCCAAAGAAGTTTACCATTTCTGTGAAGTCCGATCCAGATGGGAAAGTTTTGCTTACTGAAAAAACTCATCTGCGACATTGCAAAACTTGCCAAACCGTTATAGCCATTGTTGCAGTACTCCTCTGCCTGAGACCAAGTCATCATCTCCATTATGAAAGGGTACTCTGTGGTGTACCTCTGACATGCGAAGAACAGATTTTCCTCACAATGTTTGCTGTAAATCCTTAAAAAGAGAAGTATTAATAAAAGAACTTAATGTTGTAAACCATCATTATTActtttaaacagaaacataGTACAGTTAACTGTTAATGACAGCACATGGATATGGCTCTATAACCACTTGCCACATTTACCAAGTCCTGGGAGAATGACAGCTCATGAGTAGCACAATAAAGCACAGAGACAGGAGCAGTGTAACAGAAAAAACCAGCAAGGGACAGAGTAAACCAGAGAGTTTAAATATGGGGAGAAAGGCAAGGAAAGCAGGTGAGAGGAATCAGAGAAATGAGAaacagctgagaccaatgaaAGCTGAGTGAACTGAGGGGCAGAAGAGTAAAAAAATAGGAGCAGACAGAGGAATGCAGAACAACAACACAAAATGAACATAAGAAGGAATCAAGAACCTAATgtacaattaattaattaaaatagcAGCAATAACTTAataacataaacataaagaacagGGAAGAAATAGAGATAATAAAGAAACTAAAACTCAGATATGTAACACTGGAGGACCATGACAGAGCCATGTTTGTTGTTAGATCTGATAACCGGGAAATGTTCCCATATTCCTCATCCGGCTGGCGGCGCTCAGATGAATTCAATAAGTAAAACAGTTATTATACGAGTCTAAAATCTTGGTTTCAGGGGATATTGTTTACCAAAGTGTTGTCAGGGAGAGCTAAATGCAGATTAATGAAGTCAATACAGCTTTCAACTGGAAGTTAGTAGCTGTTTTGATACCTGAGAATTACAACAGTACTTAATATCTAAAGCTGTGTGGaaacataaattaaatgaattgATAAATGATTCCTACCCctagaactttttcacatttgctcAAGCTTTGGTCAAACATCTATGTGATGTTTAATTGTGTGTAACAGGtcaatacaaagtagtgcattactGTAAAGTGCGAAATAAATGACGCACGGTTTgtatgaaacaaaataaatctgaaattgtaaaaaaaaaaaacagggttgTACAAGGATCTTTTTGCATGGAGATTGCAGATTGTCTCCATGCTTGGGTTCTCTCCACacactccagcttcctcccatagcCTAAAAACATGACCTTAGGCAtgtatgtgcatgcatggttgtttatccTGTATGTCTCATTAAGGAACCAACCCCACCTCCCACCCCCTTATCCTACCCTTTTACTATAAAAACTTGCCAAGACCCTGCAAAGACCATCGATGTTCCACCTGATCTTTAGTCGGCTTAAAGATTACTGCTCTAATTATAGACTTTTCCACCTTGTTGCTAAGGTGAAAGAGAAGTTAATTTTGTGACTAAGAAGCATTATGTAATACTGTATCTGGTTATGTTTGGGACAACATGTGATAAAGTGTTTCAGTTGAGACGGGGTGACTGACCAACAGCCAAATTTCACTTGCAAATACCTGACTAACGTATTAAAGAAGTCAAATCCATAACTTTTAGTTGCTGAATGGAGCTCTGATGTGTAATGAATTTCACTCTTAAGCTCTCTCAGCCTCTACTGTTTCTAAATACTTCACCCAAATATTACTGCATAAATCACATGTACAAAGTGttgggacatttttttttttttttttagaattcataaatacataaaaagggACAAATTTAACAGTGACCTGTTTCATAAATTGATTACAAACTATTCATCTTTGAAAGCAAAACTCATGAACAGTTTCACATTACTTTCTTTTGTAGTGGTAATGGTAGCCAAGTGCACCGCAGCTTTGGTTGTCTTTTGGTTCTTGCCATCCCCATTCGATATCATGGTTTTTTCCATCAGTCCAGACCCAGACTTTTGTTGATGTTTCTCTTTGCAGACCAATCCAGGCCATATACGGCATCAAGTATAACGTCTTTGCTTGTGCATGGTCGTAGATTGTTGCCAAGTCATTGAAGTGTCTAGAAGGACAAAGTGTAAGTTATGGTTGCTAAATAATCTTTCAGCACACACCTGtgattttgtagtttaaggttTTCCTCATTTGTTGTATTTGCTCTTGAATAAAATGATCAGGTGAATGAATGCTTGTAGACTCAGTTAAAGTGGAAGAGAAAATTAAGTCACTGAAAATAATAAAGGTTGGTCAAAACATAGAATAAATATTCCAGCCATCTAACTGAACATATTACAATACATTTCAAATGCCTTTATTATGCTTGTCTACTGAAAATAAACTAACTGCAGTTAAATCCAATCTATAGTTAGTAACCAAGCTCTTGATGACATGCAAAAGGCCTGGAGATCAACCAAAGAAGAGGATACATTTATCAGCATGGTTAATTTTTGGCCTGCAAAGATATAGACTTTGTTTCATAACTAAATtgaagctatataaataaatgcaatataATGAATTTAACACCTGATTCCAGCTTTTAGGAGTCCTGAAGGGATCTCCAGAAATCAAATTAAATGATAGCTGATAGATTTTTACcatattagaaataaaataacacaaaacttACTCTTTGCAGTAGCGTTGTGCATTTTCCCAGGTGGAACCAGATGTTACTTGTTCGAAATCTTTTAACAGCACTGATCCAAGTCCAGTTACTCTGCTGATGGTGCTGAGGAAGATGAGGAAAGTCAGCAGTTCAAAGAGGCTGCTTATCAtcttgaaaattcagttttgtgtttttcttgttttcactAAGCAATTTAAGTCATGCATTCAAGAGAGGATTAGCAGATTTGGTTGATTGTTTGTCAATTAATGAGCAAACAAACTAACTAAAAACTGCCGTCTATCTTTTAGTTATTAGTTTGTTTATAGGTTAGTGTTCTCTATCTTCATGCTTGTCCTAAGGTTTAAGTGCGGCCGTAGCTCACACCACAAAACTGCCTTCAAAGTAATTTGCTTATCAGACACAAGCAAGTAGTCAACGTTTCCACCCTTCTGATTAAAGCACCTTAAGAAAACATTTGCCTGCAGGAAAATAAAGACAGGATTTACATACTTCCTTACCAGCAGAACACAGAGACCAGGCATTTAAGGCAGGGAAATTAAGTCATACTACTAAATAACTCTCAGTTCCAACAAACCATATGATGGCCGCATTAAAAGGATTTAGCAAAGGCAGTCgcagcatctgatcaggatgacTCAAGGACACCTCCTGTTGGAGATTTTTTGGCCACTTTCCTGTGGAGGATCCAGAACACCGTGGAGGGAGCTTCGGCCTTAGGATCCCCTCAGATTGAGCCAGGCAGTGTCACCGAGTGTGCTCCCTGGGTTTCCCTATTTATCTAGCTCTTTGAGGTTTAATGAGCTAAAACAActttacaatataaacaaaatgcatttattgctTGAAGAAACACAATGTGTCCTCACTGAAGCTAAAGAGTGAGCTTGCAAGGAACTTACTGGCTCTGATGTTGTAAAATCTTCGGGAAAACTGGTTTACAATTTCAGATTTTAGTTAGAAGCATAATATCTAAACTGACACAAACTAAAGCAGAGCTGAAGCAAATTAAAAACTGGATAAGGACTAAAGGAAGTTGCTGagatttattcttgtgtttctgCTGTTTAATGTGTCATCCCTCACCGTGTTTAGCAGAACTGGCTGCATTTCAGGCATGAATGTCAGATGTGTCACAGGTTTGTTATTAGTGAGCGATGGAAACCGGATGGCTGCCGAGGGGAGGCAAGGCTCACAAACTGATGTCTCTATTGTCTATCTCAAAAACTGTtttgacaaacattttattcactAAAAACCAAAGTTCACAAAAGGTAAAACAAGAACATCACAGAAATGATTATGACtataaaacaaatagttttcATTCCTTTCTGAATAAATCATGAGGatattatttggaaaaaaaaatttctgctTCTAAGACAAACACGCTTCTAAATCAGGGATTCTTGTAAAAGCATTGGACATAAAAACAGCTCAGGGAAGCATTTTAATGATTTTCATAGAATGTATTTCTAACATGTTCCAGTTTAAATTTAAAGACCACATTTTAGTACCTTTTGTTTTCAGCAAGAGATTTCCATCCCATAAAACCTTTAGGCTTTATATTCATCTTCAGATATTGTCTAGAAGTCAGAAGTCTCTGTTTGTCAGAGATTATTACAGTCTAGTATATTCTATCACCTTTTTACTAGATGTAGTATCAGCTACATGGAGAACTGAGCTCTTGGCTCaaatttttgattttctgtctTGGTTGACGAATTACTGTCAGAGATTCACCATAAAGCTCATTGCTTTGAAGTCAATGACCCATAAAGCcacaaaaaaattacaaaattgcATTGTCCACAGTAGCTGAACCATCATACAGTTAAAGTTTACATACAAAAATTACATTGCTTACATTTCTAGGCATTAACATCAGTATCTTTGGTCTTTTGGTAATTTTTATAAACTGTTCCTTTTTACTGGGGAGAATGACCCTACAACAGAGGTGTCCGAAGCGTGTCCCGGGGGCCATTTGACCCCCTGGAGTTATTTTGTGCGGCCCCCAATTTCAATTCAAGAATGATACAAATTTAGCCCAGCAGCACAGGCGGTTTAGGCAGATGAAACATTTTTAGTCCAACTTTCTTTATTGAATTTTTGACAATCTGACATGCAATTTCAGCTATTGTAGTGGTAACAAAACAAACCAATGATTGGTCACAGtcataaaattttatttctattttcttcAGTCAAACCCCAAAATAAATTTCTGTTATTAGGGCAATGTGCAAAACACCAATTAAGTTTCAGATCTACAATCATTTACACATACCTACAACAAATCTCACAACCTTTTTGTTTGATGAAATATTGCATGCTTAGTTTACTGTTGAGTACTTGAAATTGTTTCACaagataatttttttgtgaTATT is from Girardinichthys multiradiatus isolate DD_20200921_A chromosome 4, DD_fGirMul_XY1, whole genome shotgun sequence and encodes:
- the LOC124866684 gene encoding C-type mannose receptor 2-like isoform X2 — its product is MSCHSPRTWIYSKHCEENLFFACQRYTTEYPFIMEMMTWSQAEEYCNNGYNGLASFAMSQMSFFSKQNFPIWIGLHRNGGSWKWSLGLEEDKHWNLSNPSKDTTCVTISSEEKELATKNCQTQLPFLCTKDNMVLVKENKSWEEVFEHCRGLRSSSTSKIHFNLLSVKPGDEHTYVMNKVKEADTEEIIKQILILDKEQRCLSVVLGFVG
- the LOC124866684 gene encoding macrophage mannose receptor 1-like isoform X1 gives rise to the protein MSCHSPRTWIYSKHCEENLFFACQRYTTEYPFIMEMMTWSQAEEYCNNGYNGLASFAMSQMSFFSKQNFPIWIGLHRNGGSWKWSLGLEEDKHWNLSNPSKDTTCVTISSEEKELATKNCQTQLPFLCTKDNMVLVKENKSWEEVFEHCRGLRSSSTSKIHFNLLSVKPGDEHTYVMNKVKEADTEEVWVGLRFLGDEWLWVNGADMLYTDMLQCPVSKKHCGALSKNDVGTVEARDCSERKNFLCYSYNP
- the LOC124866684 gene encoding C-type mannose receptor 2-like isoform X3, yielding MSCHSPRTWIYSKHCEENLFFACQRYTTEYPFIMEMMTWSQAEEYCNNGYNGLASFAMSQMSFFSKQNFPIWIGLHRNGGSWKWSLGLEEDKHWNLSNPSKDTTCVTISSEEKELATKNCQTQLPFLCTKDNMVLVKENKSWEEVFEHCRGLRSSSTSKIHFNLLSVKPGDEHTYVMNKVKEADTEEVQVPIPHATQTIRH